Proteins co-encoded in one Cupriavidus nantongensis genomic window:
- a CDS encoding ParB/RepB/Spo0J family partition protein, translating into MTKKRLGTLVGEIDMSAYEKRSSNAGTSAVARPQTGVGMVMGAIAGNSDIERKLTETQASLDQASQRLAEYEGAELVRKLDPNSIRRSRWANRDELNFKGPDWEAFKAELQNAGGNVEPIKVRRVFDGQTPPQERRTALEYEIVYGHRRHHGCLELSLPVNAIVVDSMDDRVLFAEMDRENRQRENLSAWEQGRMYNHALKEGLYPSLRRLADELGVNLSDASRCCKLAQLPDAVVQAFPSPMVIQVRWAKPLADALQSDPDGMLERARAIQPDRDSLTPAEVIERLLNLTAKSPKPSIPIQARGQTAASLRIGPKGRAVVEFEPGALEPARHDALVKLITDFLNAS; encoded by the coding sequence ATGACAAAGAAGAGACTTGGCACCTTGGTCGGAGAAATCGACATGAGTGCGTATGAAAAGCGCAGTAGCAATGCGGGGACTTCCGCAGTCGCGCGACCGCAAACCGGAGTCGGGATGGTCATGGGCGCCATCGCGGGCAATAGCGACATAGAACGCAAGCTCACGGAAACCCAAGCGAGTCTTGACCAGGCGAGCCAGCGCTTGGCCGAGTACGAGGGCGCGGAGCTTGTTCGAAAACTCGACCCCAACAGCATTCGCCGGAGCCGATGGGCAAACCGTGACGAACTCAACTTCAAAGGCCCAGACTGGGAGGCGTTCAAGGCCGAACTCCAAAACGCCGGCGGGAACGTTGAGCCCATCAAGGTTCGCAGGGTGTTTGACGGTCAAACACCCCCGCAAGAACGACGCACCGCGCTGGAGTATGAAATCGTCTACGGCCATCGGCGCCACCACGGTTGCCTGGAGCTTAGCCTCCCAGTCAACGCCATCGTTGTCGATTCGATGGATGACCGAGTCCTCTTTGCAGAGATGGACCGCGAGAATCGACAGCGAGAGAACCTGAGCGCGTGGGAGCAGGGGCGCATGTACAACCACGCCCTGAAGGAAGGACTGTATCCCAGCCTGAGGCGACTCGCCGACGAACTCGGTGTCAACCTTTCCGATGCCTCACGCTGTTGCAAGTTGGCGCAGTTGCCCGATGCCGTGGTCCAAGCCTTTCCGTCGCCGATGGTGATTCAAGTTCGCTGGGCGAAGCCGCTCGCCGATGCACTGCAAAGCGATCCAGACGGCATGCTGGAACGAGCGCGCGCCATCCAACCAGACCGCGACAGCCTTACGCCGGCAGAAGTCATCGAGCGACTTCTGAATCTGACCGCGAAGAGCCCGAAACCCTCGATTCCTATCCAGGCACGTGGGCAGACGGCTGCGTCGCTGAGAATCGGACCGAAGGGCAGGGCGGTCGTGGAATTCGAGCCGGGCGCGCTGGAACCGGCCCGACACGACGCACTGGTTAAGCTCATCACCGACTTCCTGAATGCCTCGTAG
- a CDS encoding replication initiation protein: MKQIELYPVDAPEARDELLRKHVNAIALMPTKGGGKISAFDSTLYDVLLYRAQGMGDRDEYSARMHEIVKDLNFDSNNTEHIKKALKNLMKTIVEWQSPTSGEIEVWDACVLLSGASIRKDKRTNAVEVRWRYDTQIKAQLLDPDRYAGLLLKSITQLRSHPAKALYRICARYVDNPGRKTARQHWRWWRPVLCGQVYDENKGEYRYFKRDVLQPAIAEINANTELEVSLLPEFKERDNKTVSDIQFEVRLKGLAKKPQAPGSKPLDKVEPADLKLIGQALKLGVAQDEAEGLYREHGAEALQKGLGDLEKRVAMPPQVAGAVEKPGSYLRSLMRPKAAAQVPASEASPKARQGKDLERSKAALLEEWLRQKKDELRSLFQELPEAEQEELLATFRSYHELQPLIKRFETSGWNHKMIRDIFAAFLGETWLGAEWNKPKPDELLALALERPTSSA; encoded by the coding sequence ATGAAACAAATCGAACTCTATCCGGTAGATGCCCCAGAAGCTCGCGATGAACTTCTGCGCAAGCATGTGAATGCTATCGCTCTCATGCCAACCAAAGGCGGGGGAAAGATATCCGCCTTCGACAGTACCCTGTATGACGTGCTCCTCTATCGCGCACAGGGCATGGGAGATAGGGACGAGTACTCGGCACGCATGCACGAGATCGTCAAGGACCTTAATTTCGATAGCAACAACACGGAACACATCAAGAAGGCATTGAAGAACCTCATGAAGACCATCGTCGAATGGCAGAGCCCGACGAGCGGCGAGATCGAGGTGTGGGACGCCTGTGTTCTGCTGAGTGGCGCATCAATCAGGAAGGACAAGCGCACCAACGCAGTGGAGGTGAGGTGGCGCTACGACACACAGATCAAGGCGCAGTTGCTGGATCCGGACCGCTACGCAGGTTTGCTGTTGAAGTCCATCACGCAGTTGCGCTCGCACCCGGCGAAAGCGTTGTATAGGATTTGCGCGCGCTATGTCGACAACCCTGGTCGGAAAACGGCCCGCCAGCATTGGCGCTGGTGGCGCCCCGTGCTTTGCGGCCAAGTCTACGACGAGAACAAAGGGGAGTATCGCTATTTCAAGCGTGATGTTCTTCAGCCTGCTATCGCCGAGATCAACGCCAACACGGAGTTGGAAGTCAGCCTGCTTCCGGAATTCAAGGAGCGTGACAACAAGACGGTGTCCGACATTCAGTTCGAGGTCCGATTGAAGGGGCTCGCCAAGAAGCCGCAAGCGCCTGGCAGCAAACCGCTGGACAAGGTAGAGCCGGCCGACCTGAAGCTGATCGGACAAGCGCTGAAGCTCGGCGTGGCTCAGGACGAAGCCGAAGGGCTGTATCGAGAGCACGGTGCAGAGGCGTTGCAGAAGGGGCTGGGCGATCTGGAAAAGCGCGTGGCAATGCCTCCGCAAGTCGCGGGTGCAGTGGAGAAGCCGGGTTCTTATCTCCGCTCGCTCATGCGGCCGAAAGCCGCCGCGCAAGTTCCGGCATCCGAGGCCAGTCCGAAAGCCCGTCAAGGAAAGGATCTGGAACGAAGCAAGGCGGCCTTGCTTGAGGAGTGGTTGCGGCAGAAGAAAGATGAGCTACGGTCTCTCTTCCAAGAGCTGCCGGAAGCGGAGCAGGAGGAATTGCTGGCGACATTCCGCTCGTACCACGAGCTTCAACCGTTAATCAAGCGATTCGAAACATCCGGCTGGAACCACAAAATGATCCGCGACATCTTCGCGGCGTTCCTTGGGGAGACCTGGCTCGGCGCTGAGTGGAACAAGCCCAAGCCCGATGAACTCCTTGCGCTGGCCTTGGAGAGGCCGACGTCGTCAGCATGA
- a CDS encoding ParA family protein: MAILEEILLQPESLASIMEQADRAEFMMDAVRGKLLAPDSRKESPRFNATQLADLCGVDRNAIAYRSKKDDHLPKGQINGSGNRREFALPEVHAWVREYRANYLKPAGHDAVCIAVANFKGGVGKTTTTMTLAQGLSLKGHRVLVVDCDPQGSLTTLFGILPATEVTEDDTILPVCMGTEPSISSAIRESYWHGIDVVGAAPLLFAAEFALPARQMRDPHFQFWDVLNLALDEARQNYDVILIDTPPALSYVTINAIMASDGILMPLPPNALAVASAAQFWRLFSDLAAQLVEQRGVTKEFDFVRVLMTQVKVRGKIEADDTITAVKDWIYKTYEGKVLSVEIPETKATETSAANFGTIYDESPKLKEMIDPRTYKRALSAYDQATEQIEALIRATWQRHRTN, from the coding sequence ATGGCTATCCTTGAAGAAATCCTCCTGCAGCCCGAATCCTTGGCCAGCATCATGGAACAGGCAGACCGTGCCGAGTTCATGATGGATGCCGTCAGAGGCAAGCTGCTTGCGCCGGACAGCAGGAAAGAGTCTCCTCGATTCAACGCGACGCAGCTCGCCGATCTGTGTGGTGTGGACCGGAATGCAATAGCCTACCGGTCCAAAAAGGATGACCACCTGCCAAAAGGGCAGATCAACGGGAGCGGAAACCGACGGGAGTTCGCACTGCCCGAGGTTCATGCTTGGGTTCGCGAATACCGGGCTAATTACCTGAAGCCTGCCGGGCACGATGCCGTTTGTATCGCTGTGGCCAACTTCAAGGGCGGTGTCGGCAAGACCACGACCACCATGACGCTTGCTCAAGGTCTCTCGCTGAAGGGCCATAGAGTCCTCGTGGTGGACTGCGATCCGCAGGGGTCTCTCACCACCCTCTTCGGTATTTTGCCAGCTACCGAAGTCACGGAGGATGACACTATTCTTCCGGTTTGCATGGGGACCGAGCCGAGCATTAGCAGTGCGATTCGAGAATCGTACTGGCATGGTATCGATGTGGTGGGCGCCGCGCCCCTACTCTTTGCGGCGGAATTCGCGCTGCCCGCGAGGCAGATGCGAGACCCGCATTTCCAGTTCTGGGACGTTCTTAACTTGGCGCTTGACGAGGCGCGCCAGAACTATGACGTGATCTTAATCGACACGCCCCCTGCCCTCTCGTATGTCACGATCAACGCGATCATGGCGTCTGACGGCATTCTGATGCCGCTGCCGCCGAACGCGCTTGCCGTCGCCTCGGCCGCCCAGTTCTGGCGGCTATTCTCGGACCTCGCTGCCCAACTCGTTGAGCAGCGAGGGGTTACGAAGGAATTTGACTTCGTTCGGGTTCTGATGACTCAAGTGAAGGTACGCGGAAAGATCGAAGCGGACGACACCATCACAGCGGTCAAGGACTGGATATACAAGACCTACGAAGGCAAAGTTCTATCCGTCGAGATTCCGGAAACCAAGGCCACGGAAACCAGCGCTGCCAACTTCGGCACGATCTACGATGAGTCACCCAAGCTCAAAGAAATGATCGACCCCCGGACGTACAAGCGCGCCCTCAGCGCATACGACCAGGCTACGGAGCAGATAGAGGCGTTGATCCGAGCCACCTGGCAGCGTCACCGTACGAATTGA
- a CDS encoding DUF7221 family queuine tRNA-ribosyltransferase-like protein, producing MQKQIFRSEAMINLIGEKPGMPINQQNAELGEDLVMRAGVPHKSGRLAFHAFNKSYPVMVSANAFWHPETRSFRFPEATDLTETDFALDSAGFTAMKLWQSRGKQSGMAGIFPWSYAQYLELAAVSGASWYSAPDMCCEPEVAANQEEIDFRIDATATLLEGCLRVLYDWQNELAKECSPSTVANMVRPPVPILQGWSASDYERSLDLTMRVWERWQPWLDQPALIGIGSVCRRTLKHPSHGLYAILSRLESAFPANSRAHLFGVKGAALEEVKMMPWIASADSMAYDFGARINARKAGISNSFDHRTKEMTDWMSAAARRLQPAAGDQYRLPLFA from the coding sequence ATGCAAAAGCAGATCTTCCGAAGCGAGGCCATGATCAATCTGATCGGCGAGAAGCCGGGGATGCCCATCAATCAACAGAACGCCGAGCTGGGTGAGGATTTGGTGATGCGTGCCGGCGTGCCGCACAAGAGCGGACGCTTGGCCTTCCACGCATTCAACAAGAGCTACCCGGTCATGGTCAGCGCGAATGCCTTCTGGCACCCCGAAACGCGTTCCTTTCGCTTCCCGGAAGCGACTGACTTGACAGAGACGGACTTCGCGCTGGACAGCGCGGGATTCACTGCCATGAAGCTGTGGCAGTCGCGCGGCAAGCAGTCAGGTATGGCAGGGATCTTCCCCTGGTCCTACGCACAGTATCTCGAACTCGCTGCCGTCAGTGGCGCAAGCTGGTACAGCGCTCCTGACATGTGCTGCGAGCCGGAGGTGGCCGCAAATCAGGAAGAGATCGACTTTCGCATCGACGCTACCGCGACGCTTCTCGAAGGGTGCCTGCGGGTTCTGTACGACTGGCAGAACGAACTCGCCAAGGAATGCTCGCCATCTACTGTCGCCAATATGGTCCGCCCTCCGGTGCCTATCCTGCAGGGCTGGTCGGCAAGTGATTACGAACGGAGCTTGGATCTGACCATGCGCGTCTGGGAGCGCTGGCAGCCATGGCTGGACCAACCCGCACTGATTGGGATTGGATCGGTATGCCGGCGCACGCTCAAGCACCCGTCACACGGTCTCTACGCGATCCTGTCTCGGCTCGAAAGCGCGTTCCCCGCCAACTCGCGAGCACACCTGTTCGGCGTGAAGGGCGCAGCGCTGGAAGAGGTCAAGATGATGCCGTGGATCGCGTCTGCCGATTCGATGGCCTACGACTTCGGCGCACGCATCAACGCACGCAAGGCCGGCATTTCCAACTCGTTTGATCATCGGACGAAAGAGATGACCGATTGGATGTCGGCGGCAGCGCGCCGCTTGCAGCCTGCTGCAGGCGATCAGTACCGCTTGCCCCTGTTTGCTTGA
- a CDS encoding peptidoglycan-binding domain-containing protein, producing the protein MIKFVAKSVLLVAVASNMSACAPLISGAMNASVNEDSLKAKTAAYLGVPAENLAIQSIDKSALSTSYKAQYGNMRYGCTIYYGQVDCKQIPSVATPDQSSIAAASQPDQKSGMMTFAQAQARLNQLGFPVGTPDGVFGKKSVQQLKSFQTSRGLKDTGKLDSSTIEALRSAN; encoded by the coding sequence ATGATCAAGTTCGTTGCCAAGAGCGTGCTTTTGGTTGCAGTAGCATCAAACATGTCGGCGTGCGCGCCGCTCATTTCGGGGGCCATGAACGCATCCGTCAACGAAGATTCGCTGAAGGCGAAGACCGCAGCCTATCTCGGTGTTCCGGCGGAAAACTTGGCGATCCAGTCAATTGACAAGAGCGCTCTGTCGACAAGCTATAAAGCGCAGTACGGCAACATGCGCTATGGCTGCACCATCTACTACGGTCAGGTCGATTGCAAACAGATCCCGTCTGTTGCTACTCCGGACCAAAGCAGCATCGCTGCGGCATCGCAGCCCGATCAAAAGTCCGGCATGATGACCTTCGCTCAAGCGCAAGCCAGGCTGAACCAGCTCGGGTTCCCAGTCGGCACTCCCGACGGCGTATTCGGGAAGAAATCGGTTCAACAGTTGAAGTCGTTCCAGACCTCCCGTGGTCTGAAGGATACCGGCAAGCTGGATAGCTCAACTATTGAGGCATTGCGGTCCGCAAACTGA
- a CDS encoding IS3 family transposase (programmed frameshift): MSDKQVRAQYTREFKQEAVRQVRSGQAIAVVAKVLGIPKASLGNWVRLSAKGELDGAGGGDKSIQVSPEQMEIARLRAENARLRMERDIGKKSRGVLRAGHAARYAWIHQMRKLYPVSVSCGVLEVSASGYFNWLRRRESGHGGPARRHSDEALLAYMRAIHAEVKGEYGWPRMQKELLARGIRVGKDRVRKLMQQHGIRAKTKRKFVVTTDSRHSLPVAPDLVQRRFNPEAPNQLWSGDITYIQTDEGWLYLAAVIDLFNRQVVGWSLQPHMQASLVKDALAMAWWRRRPPPGLIFHSDRGSQYCSHEFQDALKDWGMRSSMSRKGNCWDNAPTESFWGRLKTASVHGCKFATREQARQAVMDWMAFYNHRRLHSSLGYLSPMQYEQRWYEAQRKKAA; this comes from the exons ATGAGTGACAAGCAGGTGCGTGCGCAGTACACGCGAGAGTTCAAGCAGGAGGCTGTTCGGCAGGTCCGCTCGGGTCAGGCGATTGCGGTGGTGGCCAAGGTACTGGGCATTCCCAAAGCGAGCCTGGGCAACTGGGTACGGCTGTCAGCCAAGGGAGAATTGGACGGTGCGGGCGGTGGAGACAAGAGCATCCAGGTTTCGCCCGAGCAGATGGAGATAGCCCGGTTGCGTGCAGAGAATGCTCGCCTTCGCATGGAGCGCGACATCG GCAAAAAAAGCCGCGGCGTACTTCGCGCAGGACACGCTGCGAGGTACGCCTGGATTCACCAAATGAGAAAGCTGTACCCGGTGAGTGTGTCCTGCGGGGTGCTGGAGGTCAGCGCAAGCGGGTACTTCAACTGGCTACGCCGGCGTGAGTCTGGCCACGGTGGACCTGCCCGGCGTCACAGCGACGAAGCCCTGCTGGCGTACATGCGCGCCATCCACGCCGAGGTGAAGGGGGAATACGGCTGGCCCCGCATGCAAAAGGAACTGCTGGCCCGGGGCATCCGGGTGGGCAAGGACCGGGTGCGCAAGCTCATGCAGCAGCACGGCATCAGGGCCAAGACCAAACGCAAGTTCGTGGTGACTACCGACAGCCGCCACAGCCTGCCGGTGGCGCCCGACTTGGTACAGCGGCGCTTTAACCCCGAGGCGCCCAACCAGCTGTGGAGTGGCGACATCACCTACATCCAAACCGACGAGGGCTGGCTGTACCTGGCTGCGGTCATCGACCTGTTCAACCGTCAGGTGGTGGGTTGGAGCCTGCAGCCGCACATGCAGGCCAGCCTGGTCAAGGACGCGCTGGCCATGGCGTGGTGGCGCCGCAGGCCACCTCCTGGACTGATATTCCACAGCGACCGGGGCAGCCAGTATTGCAGCCATGAGTTCCAGGATGCCTTGAAGGACTGGGGCATGCGTTCATCGATGAGCAGAAAGGGGAACTGCTGGGACAACGCACCGACCGAGAGCTTCTGGGGTCGGCTGAAAACAGCCAGCGTACATGGGTGCAAATTCGCTACCCGTGAGCAGGCCAGGCAGGCGGTGATGGACTGGATGGCCTTCTACAATCACCGCAGGCTGCATTCGTCGCTGGGCTACCTCAGCCCGATGCAGTACGAGCAGCGCTGGTACGAGGCACAGCGTAAAAAGGCCGCGTGA
- a CDS encoding transposase, whose amino-acid sequence MRRTPEFKEQALSKARQRGTRTLADIAAELNMPLHTLKGWLKEPRKGKAEVAMPSGLPESLPARQWSAAERLLALQESHGLSGEALHAWCREKGLFEHQLTAWREAFCGSPAPETLQERREAKAELKALQDKHEVLQRELRRKERALAEAAALLVLQKKFQALLGDED is encoded by the coding sequence ATGAGAAGAACGCCTGAATTCAAAGAGCAGGCACTGAGCAAAGCCAGGCAGCGCGGAACGCGTACGCTGGCAGACATTGCGGCAGAGTTGAACATGCCGCTGCACACCCTCAAGGGTTGGCTCAAGGAGCCGCGCAAAGGCAAAGCTGAAGTTGCGATGCCTAGCGGCCTTCCCGAGAGCCTGCCGGCCCGCCAATGGAGTGCCGCCGAGCGGCTGTTGGCCCTGCAGGAGAGTCATGGCCTCAGCGGTGAGGCGCTGCACGCCTGGTGCCGCGAGAAGGGGCTGTTTGAGCACCAACTGACAGCGTGGCGCGAGGCCTTTTGCGGCAGCCCCGCCCCCGAGACGCTGCAAGAGCGGCGCGAAGCCAAGGCAGAGCTTAAGGCCCTGCAAGACAAGCACGAGGTGCTGCAGCGCGAATTGCGGCGCAAGGAGCGCGCGCTGGCCGAGGCAGCGGCGCTGCTGGTGCTGCAAAAAAAATTCCAGGCGCTGTTGGGGGACGAGGACTGA
- a CDS encoding IS3 family transposase, with protein sequence MTCTQQRQTLLTMIQEACAAGARLEPACAQIGLSARTVQRWRRPEGRVGDRRVKGLHERAEPANKLSEAERKAAMAVLNGDEFKNLPPSQIVPRLADQGRYIASESTLYRLLHQAGQMRHRRPERAPQKRSRPRALTATRPDQVFCWDITYLPTCVRGIHFYLYLFVDLFSRKIVGWQVFDSESAEQAAGLLQDICARQGIAAGQLVVHSDNGSPMKGETMLATMQRLGVAPSRSRPSVSNDNPHSEALFRTLKYRPELPVKPFENLLQARRWATALVRWYNDEHRHSAIGFVTPNQRHAGQDQALLANRAVVYELARKANPQRWSTQTRNWSYIDQVHLNPETPKSKEADAYREAA encoded by the coding sequence ATGACCTGCACCCAGCAGCGCCAAACTCTGCTGACGATGATTCAAGAAGCCTGCGCCGCCGGTGCGAGGCTGGAGCCGGCGTGCGCCCAGATTGGCTTGTCCGCGCGGACCGTGCAGCGCTGGCGGCGTCCTGAAGGGCGGGTCGGGGATCGTCGTGTGAAGGGCCTGCACGAACGGGCGGAGCCGGCCAACAAGCTCAGCGAAGCCGAGCGCAAGGCAGCCATGGCGGTGCTCAATGGCGACGAGTTCAAGAATCTGCCACCGAGCCAGATCGTGCCCCGTCTGGCCGATCAGGGGCGCTATATTGCCAGCGAATCGACGCTATACAGGCTGCTGCATCAGGCCGGCCAGATGCGCCATCGCCGGCCGGAGCGTGCGCCGCAAAAGCGCAGCAGGCCGCGGGCGCTGACAGCAACACGGCCCGACCAGGTCTTTTGCTGGGACATCACGTATTTGCCTACGTGCGTGCGTGGCATCCACTTCTATCTGTACCTGTTCGTCGACCTCTTCAGCCGCAAGATCGTAGGCTGGCAGGTGTTCGACAGCGAAAGCGCGGAGCAAGCGGCGGGGTTGCTGCAGGACATCTGCGCCAGACAGGGCATCGCCGCAGGGCAACTCGTGGTGCACTCGGACAACGGCTCTCCGATGAAGGGCGAGACGATGCTGGCGACCATGCAGCGCCTGGGCGTGGCGCCCAGCCGCAGCCGCCCCTCGGTAAGCAATGACAATCCCCATTCGGAAGCCCTGTTCCGCACGCTGAAGTACCGCCCGGAACTGCCCGTCAAACCATTTGAGAACCTGCTGCAAGCGCGTCGTTGGGCCACCGCTCTCGTGCGTTGGTACAACGATGAGCATCGTCATAGCGCCATCGGCTTCGTGACGCCCAATCAACGCCATGCGGGGCAAGACCAGGCCCTGCTCGCAAATCGCGCCGTCGTCTACGAACTGGCGCGCAAAGCCAATCCACAACGTTGGTCAACACAGACCCGCAACTGGAGCTACATCGACCAGGTCCACCTGAATCCCGAGACTCCGAAATCGAAGGAGGCCGACGCCTATAGAGAAGCCGCGTAA
- a CDS encoding ribosome modulation factor, with the protein MEHKNSDAVMRGQTAAEAGEPRSACPWNKANMNTIHLRRDWLRGWDSVKKKAEIDAQSMVARSYARGVLDIISR; encoded by the coding sequence ATGGAACACAAGAACAGCGACGCAGTAATGCGCGGCCAAACGGCAGCAGAAGCAGGCGAGCCGCGAAGCGCTTGCCCGTGGAATAAGGCCAACATGAACACGATCCACCTGCGACGTGACTGGCTGCGCGGATGGGATTCGGTGAAGAAAAAAGCCGAAATTGACGCACAAAGTATGGTTGCCCGCAGCTACGCACGCGGTGTGCTGGACATCATCAGCCGCTAA
- a CDS encoding tyrosine-type recombinase/integrase, whose protein sequence is MRKPISTIERLGMHHFAHLKAVAMGVPFQAAALRYLGIHHGHQAAGVHRLTVESVRALARRQHEPAWRLIGLVIRVDVEMQQGPSLAEFVASRGLEDWSEEDVGRFYLEAYPEQAEAAGSARTKRRERLRSAQLALLEKLEKRSVVPPSPVDPVATWFDPITAQRLMDAGMVSLLDLADRIALGGRWFGAMPGVGVKKAERIAAFARDLLGDKFPLQRRFAAPLDDCSDDAAMSPTGLPDLLDTQRLPFQLTYESTYSVLAARSDADAIGEWIAAKAGSRQTALGYRREATRLLLWLREEGGGKGFGDMTASDCTRYAAFLADIPPRWRSKARARPGAEGWAPFRGPLSHQSRQYALNVLGTFFTWLQAAQYIPSNPWVLVNRKLGDDPAARQLDTKAIGEGAMTEILRVIHAQPDSPSRARILFILGFMEAVGLRSQELISARLKDFSLEPEGWVLHVYGKGAKNRVAAVPGQALDALQAYLRARGLGGLETASGDYPLLASLGDSSQPVGYQALHEHVKGWLKKAVAASALPEHERRKLAGASTHWLRHTFGTRAVARHVPLDVIQEQLGHASIQTTMNIYGRAPIQRRTAELGKAFDTPSTTDT, encoded by the coding sequence ATGCGCAAGCCCATTTCGACTATCGAGCGTCTCGGCATGCACCACTTCGCCCATCTGAAAGCGGTGGCGATGGGTGTCCCATTCCAGGCGGCGGCGCTTCGCTATTTGGGCATTCACCATGGCCACCAGGCGGCGGGCGTGCACCGGTTGACGGTGGAATCGGTGCGGGCGCTGGCTCGCCGTCAGCATGAGCCGGCGTGGCGCTTGATCGGCCTCGTGATCCGTGTGGACGTGGAAATGCAGCAAGGTCCGTCCCTTGCGGAGTTCGTCGCCTCCCGGGGCTTGGAAGACTGGAGCGAGGAGGACGTCGGGCGGTTCTACCTGGAGGCTTATCCCGAACAAGCCGAGGCAGCCGGCTCGGCGCGGACGAAGCGGCGCGAGCGGTTGCGCAGCGCGCAGCTTGCGCTGCTGGAGAAGCTGGAAAAGCGGTCGGTAGTGCCGCCCTCCCCTGTCGACCCCGTGGCCACCTGGTTTGATCCGATCACGGCCCAGCGACTCATGGACGCAGGCATGGTCTCGCTTCTGGACCTGGCCGACCGCATCGCACTCGGGGGACGCTGGTTTGGGGCCATGCCCGGTGTGGGCGTCAAAAAGGCCGAGCGCATTGCAGCGTTTGCTCGGGACTTGCTGGGCGACAAATTCCCGCTGCAGCGTCGGTTCGCTGCGCCGCTCGACGACTGCAGCGACGACGCTGCAATGTCGCCAACGGGACTGCCCGACTTGCTCGATACGCAGCGACTCCCATTCCAGCTCACGTACGAGTCCACCTACAGCGTCCTGGCGGCGCGCAGCGATGCCGATGCAATTGGCGAATGGATTGCGGCGAAGGCAGGCTCTCGGCAGACGGCGCTGGGCTACCGTCGTGAAGCGACTCGGCTGCTGCTGTGGCTCCGAGAGGAGGGTGGAGGCAAGGGATTCGGCGACATGACGGCAAGCGACTGCACGCGGTACGCTGCATTTCTGGCGGACATCCCGCCGCGCTGGCGGTCGAAGGCGCGGGCCAGGCCCGGCGCTGAGGGCTGGGCACCCTTCCGTGGTCCGTTGAGCCATCAGAGCCGCCAGTACGCGCTCAATGTCCTGGGAACGTTTTTCACGTGGTTGCAGGCGGCGCAGTACATCCCAAGCAACCCATGGGTGTTGGTCAATCGGAAGCTTGGTGACGATCCTGCAGCGCGCCAGCTTGACACCAAAGCCATCGGCGAGGGAGCCATGACGGAGATCCTGCGGGTCATCCACGCACAGCCAGATTCCCCGTCACGCGCCAGAATCCTCTTCATCTTGGGCTTTATGGAAGCGGTCGGACTTCGCTCGCAAGAGCTTATTTCGGCTCGTCTGAAGGACTTCAGCCTGGAACCGGAAGGCTGGGTGCTGCACGTGTACGGGAAGGGCGCCAAGAACCGTGTGGCTGCGGTCCCCGGGCAAGCGCTGGATGCCCTGCAGGCGTATCTGCGTGCGCGGGGGCTGGGCGGCCTTGAAACGGCATCCGGAGATTACCCGCTGCTGGCGAGTCTTGGTGACTCGTCCCAGCCCGTCGGATACCAGGCGCTGCATGAGCACGTCAAAGGCTGGCTGAAGAAGGCTGTGGCCGCCTCCGCTCTGCCTGAGCACGAGAGGCGCAAGCTGGCCGGCGCTTCCACGCACTGGCTTCGGCACACCTTCGGGACGCGCGCAGTGGCCCGACACGTTCCGCTCGATGTCATTCAGGAGCAGCTCGGCCATGCGAGCATTCAGACGACCATGAACATCTATGGTCGCGCTCCCATCCAACGCCGAACCGCAGAGCTCGGCAAAGCCTTCGATACGCCGAGCACGACGGATACGTGA